A genomic segment from Ramlibacter agri encodes:
- the lolA gene encoding outer membrane lipoprotein chaperone LolA has protein sequence MRKILFAALLAGAALAAQAGPIESLENFIRTAKTGHADFTQVVTAPPRNGQPGKTKTSSGTFDFERPNRFRFVYQKPFQQIIVADGQTLWLHDQDLNQVTQRKQAKVLGSTPAALIAAAPDLESLKRDFDLQPLPDKDGMQWVQATPKGKEGQLASMKVGFRGDQLAALDIQDNFGQRSLLTFNNMQVNGGVSADAFRFQPPKGADVVQAPN, from the coding sequence ATGAGAAAGATCCTCTTTGCCGCGCTGCTGGCCGGCGCTGCGCTGGCCGCCCAGGCCGGACCCATCGAAAGCCTCGAGAACTTCATCCGCACCGCGAAGACCGGGCATGCCGACTTCACGCAGGTCGTGACCGCGCCGCCCAGGAACGGCCAGCCGGGCAAGACCAAGACCTCCAGCGGCACCTTCGACTTCGAGCGGCCGAACCGCTTCCGCTTCGTCTACCAGAAGCCCTTCCAGCAGATCATCGTGGCCGACGGCCAGACGCTGTGGCTGCACGACCAGGACCTGAACCAGGTGACGCAGCGCAAGCAGGCCAAGGTGTTGGGCAGCACGCCGGCGGCGCTGATCGCCGCGGCGCCGGACCTCGAGTCCTTGAAGCGTGACTTCGACCTGCAGCCATTGCCGGACAAGGACGGCATGCAGTGGGTGCAGGCCACGCCGAAGGGCAAGGAAGGCCAGCTCGCCAGCATGAAGGTGGGCTTCCGCGGCGACCAACTGGCCGCGCTCGACATCCAGGACAACTTCGGCCAGCGTTCGCTGCTCACGTTCAACAACATGCAGGTGAACGGCGGCGTCAGCGCTGATGCCTTCCGCTTCCAGCCGCCCAAGGGCGCGGACGTGGTGCAGGCGCCGAATTAA
- a CDS encoding ABC transporter ATP-binding protein, whose protein sequence is MSQTLLKVSGLKVAYGGIQAVKGVDFEVREGELVSLIGSNGAGKTTTMKAITGLLPLRDGEISYLGESIRGRGAWDLVKKGLAMVPEGRGVFTRMTITENLQMGAHIRKDKQGIAEDMERVFTTFPRLKERKDQLAGTMSGGEQQMLAMGRALMSRPKVLLLDEPSMGLSPIMVDKIFEVVGEVHKQGVTILLVEQNASRALEIANRGYVMESGLITMNGQAQQMLSDPKVRAAYLGE, encoded by the coding sequence ATGAGCCAGACGCTGTTGAAAGTGAGCGGCCTGAAGGTCGCCTACGGCGGCATCCAGGCGGTGAAGGGCGTGGATTTCGAGGTGCGCGAAGGCGAGCTGGTGTCGCTGATCGGCTCCAACGGTGCCGGCAAGACCACCACCATGAAGGCCATCACCGGCCTGCTGCCGCTGAGGGACGGGGAGATCTCGTACCTCGGCGAAAGCATCCGGGGCCGCGGCGCCTGGGACCTGGTGAAGAAGGGCCTGGCCATGGTGCCGGAAGGCCGCGGCGTGTTCACCCGCATGACCATCACCGAGAACCTGCAGATGGGCGCGCACATCCGCAAGGACAAGCAGGGCATCGCCGAAGACATGGAGCGTGTCTTCACGACCTTCCCGCGCCTGAAGGAACGCAAGGACCAACTGGCGGGCACCATGTCCGGCGGCGAGCAGCAGATGCTGGCGATGGGCCGCGCGCTCATGAGCCGGCCCAAGGTGCTGTTGCTGGACGAGCCGTCGATGGGCCTGTCGCCCATCATGGTGGACAAGATCTTCGAGGTGGTGGGCGAGGTCCACAAGCAGGGCGTCACGATCCTGCTGGTGGAACAGAACGCCAGCCGCGCGCTGGAGATCGCGAACCGCGGCTACGTGATGGAGTCGGGCCTGATCACCATGAACGGCCAGGCCCAGCAGATGCTCAGCGACCCCAAGGTGCGGGCCGCCTACCTCGGCGAATGA
- a CDS encoding ABC transporter ATP-binding protein, whose amino-acid sequence MSETVLRVAGISKRFGGLQALSDVGLTIERGQVYGLIGPNGAGKTTFFNVITGLYTPDSGTFELAGKPYTPSAVHEVAKAGIARTFQNIRLFADMTALENVMVGRHIRTSSGLMGAIFRTRGFKEEEAAIAKRAQELLDYVGIGRLADYKARTLSYGDQRRLEIARALATDPQLIALDEPAAGMNSTEKVVLRELIDRIRKDGRTILLIEHDVKLVMGLCDRVTVLDYGKMIAEGSPYDVQRSEKVIEAYLGPSHKAVAAGEKQ is encoded by the coding sequence ATGAGCGAAACCGTTCTCCGCGTCGCCGGCATCAGCAAGCGCTTCGGCGGCCTGCAGGCTCTTTCGGACGTGGGCCTCACCATCGAGCGCGGCCAGGTCTACGGCCTGATCGGCCCCAACGGCGCCGGCAAGACCACCTTCTTCAACGTGATCACGGGCCTGTACACGCCCGACAGCGGCACCTTCGAGCTGGCGGGCAAGCCCTACACGCCGAGCGCCGTGCACGAAGTGGCCAAGGCCGGCATCGCCCGCACCTTCCAGAACATCCGCCTGTTCGCGGACATGACGGCGCTGGAAAACGTGATGGTGGGCCGCCACATCCGCACCAGCTCGGGCCTGATGGGCGCGATCTTCCGCACGCGCGGCTTCAAGGAGGAAGAAGCGGCCATCGCGAAGCGCGCACAGGAACTGCTCGATTACGTGGGCATCGGCCGGCTGGCCGACTACAAGGCGCGCACGCTGTCGTATGGCGACCAGCGCCGCCTGGAGATCGCGCGCGCGCTCGCCACCGACCCGCAGCTGATCGCGCTGGACGAACCGGCGGCCGGCATGAACAGCACCGAGAAAGTGGTGCTGCGCGAACTGATCGACCGCATCCGCAAGGACGGCCGCACCATCCTGCTGATCGAACACGACGTGAAGCTGGTGATGGGCCTGTGCGACCGCGTCACGGTGCTCGATTACGGCAAGATGATCGCCGAGGGCTCGCCTTACGACGTGCAGCGCAGCGAGAAGGTGATCGAGGCCTACCTGGGCCCCAGCCACAAGGCGGTCGCCGCCGGAGAGAAGCAATGA
- a CDS encoding branched-chain amino acid ABC transporter permease has product MDILLQQIINGLVLGSMYALVALGYTMVYGIINLINFAHGDVLMVGALTSWAIITNAQEAMPWLPGWLLLIIALVISCVVAAALNFTIEKVAYRPLRNSPKLAPLITAIGMSILLQTLAMIIFKPNYKPYPTLLPAAPIQIGGAVITPTQIMILVMTVVSLAVLTYLVNYTRLGRAMRATSENPRVAALMGVKPDTVISATFIIGAVLATIAGVMYASNYGTVQHTMGFLPGLKAFTAAVFGGIGNLAGAVVGGVLLGLIEAIGSGYIGSVTGGVLGSNYSDIFAFIVLIIMLTLRPSGLLGERVADRA; this is encoded by the coding sequence ATGGACATCCTGCTGCAGCAGATCATCAACGGTCTGGTCCTCGGCAGCATGTACGCCCTGGTTGCCCTCGGGTACACCATGGTTTACGGCATCATCAACCTGATCAACTTCGCCCACGGAGACGTGCTGATGGTGGGCGCGCTCACCAGTTGGGCGATCATCACCAATGCCCAGGAGGCGATGCCCTGGTTGCCCGGCTGGCTGCTGTTGATCATCGCGCTCGTCATCTCCTGCGTCGTGGCGGCGGCCTTGAACTTCACGATCGAGAAGGTCGCCTACCGGCCGCTGCGCAACAGCCCCAAGCTGGCGCCGCTGATCACCGCCATCGGCATGTCGATCCTGCTGCAGACGCTGGCGATGATCATCTTCAAGCCGAACTACAAGCCGTATCCGACGCTGCTGCCCGCGGCGCCCATCCAGATCGGCGGCGCGGTAATCACCCCCACGCAGATCATGATCCTGGTGATGACCGTCGTCTCGCTGGCGGTGCTCACCTACCTGGTGAACTACACGCGCCTCGGGCGCGCCATGCGCGCCACCTCGGAGAACCCGCGGGTCGCCGCGCTCATGGGCGTGAAACCGGACACCGTGATCTCCGCGACCTTCATCATCGGCGCGGTGCTGGCGACGATCGCCGGCGTGATGTATGCCTCCAACTACGGCACCGTGCAGCACACCATGGGCTTCCTGCCCGGGCTGAAGGCCTTCACGGCGGCGGTGTTCGGCGGCATCGGCAACCTGGCCGGCGCGGTGGTCGGCGGCGTGCTGCTCGGGCTGATCGAGGCGATCGGCTCCGGCTACATCGGGTCCGTCACGGGCGGCGTGCTGGGGAGCAACTACTCCGACATCTTCGCCTTCATCGTGCTGATCATCATGCTCACCTTGCGGCCCTCCGGCCTGCTGGGCGAACGCGTGGCGGACCGCGCCTGA
- a CDS encoding outer membrane beta-barrel protein has protein sequence MWLQRTPWGWVFGMVLAGSAAAQGQGMLRWPGAAPGLQAPDLSLDLEAAYTGPSPMERRLAQSQPQGVKLVGRSAKFTELGVYGRFGLGSRTSVMGSNAGYSESATSYGVGVSWDFSPRTSATLGWDNYDMRTAIGDRDVRATSLGLQWRY, from the coding sequence ATGTGGTTGCAGCGCACTCCCTGGGGATGGGTATTCGGCATGGTCCTGGCGGGCAGCGCCGCCGCGCAAGGGCAGGGCATGCTGCGATGGCCGGGAGCCGCCCCCGGCCTGCAGGCGCCGGACCTGAGCCTCGATCTCGAGGCGGCCTACACCGGCCCGAGCCCGATGGAGCGCCGTCTAGCGCAATCGCAACCGCAAGGCGTGAAACTGGTGGGCCGCAGCGCCAAGTTCACGGAACTGGGCGTGTACGGCCGCTTCGGCCTGGGCAGCCGCACGTCCGTCATGGGCAGCAACGCCGGTTACTCGGAAAGCGCCACGAGCTACGGCGTGGGCGTGAGCTGGGATTTCTCCCCGCGCACTTCCGCCACTCTGGGCTGGGACAACTACGACATGCGCACCGCCATCGGCGACCGCGATGTCCGCGCCACCAGCCTCGGGCTGCAGTGGCGGTATTAG
- a CDS encoding SDR family oxidoreductase produces MPSNQSPLGALPGRFRRQRVLVVGCGDVGLRLAAGLAGRARLLALTSSPQRVAELRARGITPLQGNLDVPASLARLAGLADRVVHLAPPAAEGAPQWWRDLRTQALLRALARRSPPRALVYASTSGVYGDCAGELVPETRAVRPHTPRAQRRVDAERQLRAFGLRHQVRTNTLRIPGIYAPDRAGGTPRGRLLKGTPVLRAEEDVYTNHIHADDLARALRAALWRGRPQRAYNTSDDSELKMGDYFDLAADLYGLPRPPRVTRGAAQEQLPLVVLSFMGESRRLVNERMKRELRVRLRYPTVEEGLRG; encoded by the coding sequence TTGCCCTCAAACCAGAGCCCCCTCGGCGCCTTGCCCGGCCGTTTCCGGCGCCAGCGGGTGCTGGTCGTCGGCTGCGGGGACGTCGGCCTGCGGCTGGCGGCCGGCCTCGCGGGTCGCGCGCGGCTGCTGGCGCTGACCTCCAGTCCGCAGCGCGTGGCTGAACTGCGGGCGCGCGGCATCACGCCCTTGCAGGGCAACCTCGACGTTCCCGCTTCGCTCGCGCGCCTGGCCGGCCTCGCGGACCGGGTCGTGCACCTCGCGCCACCTGCTGCCGAAGGCGCGCCTCAGTGGTGGCGCGACCTGCGCACGCAGGCGCTGCTGCGCGCGCTGGCGCGGCGCAGCCCGCCGCGGGCGCTGGTCTATGCGTCCACCAGCGGCGTGTATGGCGATTGCGCTGGCGAGCTCGTGCCCGAGACGCGCGCCGTGCGTCCGCACACGCCACGCGCGCAGCGGCGCGTCGATGCCGAGCGGCAGCTGCGTGCCTTCGGCCTGCGCCACCAGGTGCGCACGAACACGCTGCGCATCCCGGGCATCTATGCGCCCGACCGCGCCGGCGGCACGCCGCGTGGGCGGCTGCTGAAAGGCACGCCGGTGCTGCGCGCCGAGGAAGACGTCTACACCAACCACATCCATGCCGACGACCTGGCGCGTGCGCTGAGGGCGGCGCTGTGGCGCGGACGGCCGCAACGCGCCTACAACACCAGCGACGACAGCGAGCTGAAGATGGGCGACTACTTCGACCTCGCGGCTGACCTGTACGGCCTGCCGCGGCCGCCGCGCGTGACGCGCGGCGCGGCGCAGGAGCAGCTGCCGCTGGTGGTGCTCAGTTTCATGGGGGAGTCGCGGCGGCTCGTGAACGAGCGGATGAAGCGGGAGTTGCGGGTGCGGCTGCGGTATCCGACGGTGGAAGAGGGGTTGCGCGGCTGA
- a CDS encoding CDP-6-deoxy-delta-3,4-glucoseen reductase produces the protein MTGPFQVTVQPSGRTFSVEPGEAILAAAIRQGIGMPYGCKDGACGSCKCKKLEGSVVHGAHQSKALSAEEEAKGLILTCQAVPQGDVVLESRQVTDESAFPVRKMPSRVTTLEKVSHDVMVVKLQLPANDTLRYHAGQYIEFILRDGARRSYSMANAPHSGPHVELHIRHMPGGKFTDHVFTAMKEKEILRVEGPFGSFFLREDSDKPMILLASGTGFAPIKALIEHLQFKGTRREAVLYWGGRRPGDLYMDQWVKERAGDLPNLRYVPVVSNALPEDNWTGRTGFVHKAVIEDFPDLSGHQVYACGAPIVVDSARAEYSDACGLPPEEFYADAFTTEADKHQG, from the coding sequence ATGACAGGCCCCTTCCAAGTCACCGTCCAGCCCAGCGGCCGCACTTTCAGCGTCGAGCCGGGCGAGGCCATCCTGGCCGCCGCCATCCGGCAGGGCATCGGCATGCCTTACGGCTGCAAGGACGGCGCCTGCGGCTCCTGCAAGTGCAAGAAGCTGGAAGGCAGCGTCGTGCACGGCGCGCACCAGAGCAAGGCGCTGTCGGCCGAAGAGGAAGCCAAGGGCCTCATCCTCACCTGCCAGGCCGTGCCGCAGGGCGACGTCGTGCTGGAGTCGCGCCAGGTCACCGACGAAAGCGCCTTCCCGGTGCGCAAGATGCCTTCGCGCGTGACCACGCTGGAGAAGGTTTCGCACGACGTCATGGTCGTCAAGCTGCAGCTGCCGGCCAACGACACGCTGCGCTACCACGCGGGCCAGTACATCGAGTTCATCCTGCGCGACGGCGCGCGCCGCAGCTACTCGATGGCCAACGCGCCGCATAGCGGCCCGCACGTGGAACTGCACATCCGGCATATGCCGGGCGGCAAGTTCACCGACCACGTCTTCACCGCGATGAAGGAAAAGGAGATCCTGCGCGTCGAAGGCCCGTTCGGCAGCTTCTTCCTGCGCGAGGACTCCGACAAGCCGATGATCCTGCTGGCCTCGGGCACCGGCTTCGCGCCGATCAAGGCGCTGATCGAGCACTTGCAGTTCAAGGGCACCCGCCGCGAGGCGGTGCTGTACTGGGGCGGCCGGCGCCCGGGCGACCTCTACATGGACCAGTGGGTGAAGGAGCGCGCGGGCGACCTGCCCAACTTGCGCTACGTGCCGGTGGTCTCCAACGCGCTGCCCGAAGACAACTGGACCGGCCGCACCGGCTTCGTCCACAAGGCGGTGATCGAAGACTTCCCCGACCTCTCGGGCCACCAGGTCTACGCCTGCGGCGCGCCCATCGTCGTGGACTCGGCGCGCGCCGAGTACAGCGACGCGTGCGGGCTGCCGCCTGAGGAGTTCTACGCGGACGCGTTCACCACCGAGGCGGATAAACATCAGGGATAG
- a CDS encoding GNAT family N-acetyltransferase has translation MDADYRCRTMTRDEVALAVEWAAREGWNPGRDDASLFHAADPAGFFVGLLDGQPVASISVVKYGAGFAFLGLYIVLPEHRGHGLGWALWQHGMASATGRQVGLDGVVAQQDNYRKSGFQLAWRNVRHEGAGLGQGAGDPHLVPLGMLPFDTVLSYDRPFFPADRTEFLRLWDEQPHAAGYGYVQDGRLRGWGLIRRCRQGWKIGPLEADGEAEAEALFCGLAGHASPSEAVYLDLPEPNAAAAALAQRHGMHAVFETARMYTGNAAPGVPMQRLYGITTFELG, from the coding sequence ATGGACGCGGACTACCGCTGCCGGACCATGACCCGCGACGAAGTCGCGCTCGCGGTGGAGTGGGCTGCGCGGGAAGGCTGGAATCCGGGGCGCGATGACGCCTCGCTGTTCCACGCCGCCGATCCCGCCGGCTTCTTCGTCGGCCTGCTCGATGGCCAGCCGGTCGCCTCCATCTCGGTGGTGAAGTACGGCGCCGGCTTCGCCTTCCTCGGCCTCTACATCGTGCTGCCGGAACACCGCGGCCACGGCCTCGGTTGGGCCCTGTGGCAGCACGGCATGGCCTCGGCCACCGGCCGGCAGGTGGGGCTCGATGGCGTGGTCGCGCAGCAGGACAACTACCGCAAGTCCGGCTTCCAGCTCGCTTGGCGCAACGTCCGGCACGAAGGCGCGGGGCTGGGCCAGGGGGCCGGTGACCCGCACCTGGTGCCGCTGGGCATGCTGCCCTTCGACACCGTGCTCTCCTATGACCGGCCCTTCTTCCCGGCCGACCGCACCGAATTCCTGCGCCTATGGGACGAGCAGCCGCACGCCGCGGGTTACGGCTACGTGCAGGACGGCCGCCTGCGCGGCTGGGGCTTGATCCGGCGCTGCCGCCAGGGCTGGAAGATCGGCCCGCTGGAGGCCGACGGCGAAGCCGAAGCGGAAGCGCTGTTCTGCGGGCTGGCCGGCCACGCCAGCCCCAGCGAAGCGGTTTACCTGGACCTGCCGGAGCCGAACGCGGCCGCCGCGGCGTTGGCGCAGCGGCACGGCATGCACGCGGTCTTCGAGACGGCGCGCATGTACACCGGCAACGCCGCGCCGGGCGTGCCGATGCAGCGCCTGTACGGCATCACGACATTTGAACTCGGTTAA
- a CDS encoding replication-associated recombination protein A: protein MSKPASASAPLAERLRPHSLAEVIGQQHLLGEGMPLRIAFESGQPHSCILWGPPGTGKTTIARLMASAFDAQFITISAVLGGVKDIREAVEQAQIAQAHDRRTIVFVDEVHRFNKSQQDAFLPHVESGLFTFIGATTENPSFEVNSALLSRAAVYVLQPLSEDDLKQIVQRAQAIDAVPPIEDKAVERLIAYADGDARRLLNTLETLAVAATKEKRSEIDDAWLLRVLGERMRRYDKGGEQFYDTISALHKSMRGSDPDATLYWFVRMLDGGADPRYIARRMVRMAVEDVGLADPRALRLALDAAEVYERLGSPEGELALAECLVYLAVAPKSNAVYTAYNEAKALVRRDGTRPVPLHLRNAPTRLMKDLGYGKEYRYAHAEEGGFAAGETYFPEGMKPPQFYRPVERGLEIKIGEKLRDLRERNAQVRPPKPGTNP from the coding sequence ATGAGCAAGCCCGCAAGCGCCAGCGCACCGCTGGCCGAAAGGCTGCGCCCCCATTCGCTGGCGGAAGTGATCGGGCAGCAGCACCTGCTGGGCGAGGGCATGCCGCTGCGCATCGCCTTCGAGTCCGGCCAGCCCCACAGCTGCATCCTGTGGGGACCGCCCGGCACCGGCAAGACCACCATCGCGCGCCTGATGGCCAGCGCCTTCGACGCCCAGTTCATCACCATCAGCGCGGTGCTGGGCGGCGTGAAGGACATCCGCGAGGCCGTCGAACAGGCGCAGATCGCGCAGGCGCACGACCGCCGTACCATCGTCTTCGTCGACGAGGTGCACCGCTTCAACAAGAGCCAGCAGGACGCCTTCCTGCCGCACGTGGAGAGCGGCCTCTTCACCTTCATCGGCGCGACCACCGAGAACCCTTCGTTCGAGGTGAACTCCGCGCTGCTGTCCCGCGCCGCGGTCTACGTGCTGCAGCCCTTGTCGGAAGACGACCTGAAGCAGATCGTGCAGCGGGCGCAGGCGATCGACGCCGTGCCGCCCATCGAGGACAAGGCGGTGGAAAGGCTGATCGCCTATGCCGACGGCGATGCCCGCCGCCTCCTGAACACGCTGGAGACGCTGGCCGTCGCGGCCACCAAGGAGAAGCGTTCGGAGATCGACGACGCCTGGCTGCTGCGCGTGCTGGGCGAGCGCATGCGCCGCTACGACAAGGGCGGCGAGCAGTTCTACGACACCATCAGCGCGCTGCACAAGTCCATGCGCGGCTCCGATCCCGACGCCACGCTGTACTGGTTCGTGCGCATGCTCGATGGCGGTGCGGACCCGCGCTACATCGCGCGCCGCATGGTGCGCATGGCGGTGGAAGACGTGGGCCTGGCCGACCCGCGGGCGCTGCGCCTGGCGCTGGACGCCGCGGAGGTGTACGAACGCCTCGGCTCGCCCGAAGGCGAACTGGCGCTGGCCGAATGCCTGGTGTACCTCGCGGTCGCGCCGAAGTCGAACGCCGTCTACACCGCGTACAACGAGGCGAAGGCGCTGGTGCGCCGCGACGGTACGCGGCCGGTGCCGCTGCACCTGCGCAATGCGCCCACGCGCCTGATGAAGGACCTGGGCTATGGCAAGGAGTACCGCTATGCGCACGCCGAGGAGGGCGGTTTCGCCGCCGGCGAAACCTATTTCCCCGAGGGCATGAAGCCGCCCCAGTTCTATCGTCCGGTGGAGCGCGGGCTGGAGATCAAGATCGGCGAAAAGCTGCGTGACCTGCGCGAGCGGAACGCGCAGGTGAGGCCTCCGAAGCCGGGGACAAACCCCTAG
- a CDS encoding branched-chain amino acid ABC transporter permease — translation MTTKYRNTVLTVLAALALAILPLLLQAAGNFWVRIADTALLYVLLALGLNIVVGYAGLLDLGYVAFFAIGAYLYGLLASPHLTETFEWIGQMFPNGLHLHILWIIPLGAAVAGIFGILLGAPTLKLRGDYLAIVTLGFGEIIRVFLNNLDQPINITNGPKGLGQIDGAQLLSFNFGKKLPVTEDYDINSVTLYYYLFLALVVLSVIICHRLELSRIGRAWMAIREDEIAAKAMGINTRNMKLLAFGMGATFGGVSGTMFAAFQGFVSPESFSLMESVMIVAMVVLGGIGHLPGVILGAVLLSALPEVLRWVSGVIDLQAATGGRLDASILRQLLIALAMIIVMLLRPRGLWPTPEHGKAFKRSNGNAKAAEPALTTTGQGGA, via the coding sequence ATGACGACCAAGTACCGGAACACCGTCCTGACCGTGCTGGCGGCGCTCGCGCTGGCCATCCTGCCGCTGCTGCTGCAGGCGGCCGGCAACTTCTGGGTGCGCATCGCGGACACCGCGCTGCTGTATGTGCTGCTGGCCCTGGGCCTGAACATCGTGGTCGGCTACGCCGGCCTGCTGGACCTGGGCTACGTCGCCTTCTTCGCGATCGGCGCCTACCTGTACGGCCTGCTCGCCTCGCCGCACCTGACCGAAACCTTCGAGTGGATCGGGCAGATGTTCCCCAACGGGCTGCACCTGCACATCCTGTGGATCATCCCGCTGGGGGCGGCGGTCGCGGGCATCTTCGGCATCCTGCTGGGCGCGCCGACGCTGAAGCTGCGCGGCGACTACCTCGCCATCGTGACCCTCGGCTTCGGCGAGATCATCCGCGTGTTCCTGAACAACCTGGACCAGCCGATCAACATCACCAACGGCCCCAAGGGCCTGGGGCAGATCGACGGGGCGCAGCTTCTCAGCTTCAACTTCGGCAAGAAGCTGCCGGTCACCGAGGACTACGACATCAACTCGGTGACGCTGTACTACTACCTGTTCCTCGCGCTGGTGGTGCTGAGCGTGATCATCTGCCACCGGCTGGAGCTGTCCCGCATCGGCCGCGCCTGGATGGCGATCCGCGAAGACGAGATCGCCGCCAAGGCCATGGGCATCAACACCCGCAACATGAAGCTGCTGGCCTTCGGCATGGGTGCCACCTTCGGCGGTGTCTCCGGCACGATGTTCGCGGCCTTCCAGGGTTTCGTCTCGCCCGAGTCCTTCTCGCTGATGGAGTCGGTGATGATCGTCGCCATGGTGGTGCTGGGCGGCATCGGCCACCTGCCGGGCGTGATCCTGGGCGCGGTGCTGCTGTCGGCGCTGCCCGAAGTGCTGCGCTGGGTGTCCGGCGTGATCGACCTGCAGGCGGCCACCGGCGGCCGCCTCGATGCGTCCATCCTGCGCCAGCTGCTGATCGCGCTGGCCATGATCATCGTGATGCTGCTGCGGCCGCGCGGCTTGTGGCCGACACCGGAGCATGGGAAAGCGTTCAAGCGTTCGAACGGCAATGCCAAGGCCGCCGAGCCCGCCCTCACCACCACCGGCCAGGGGGGCGCATGA
- a CDS encoding Bug family tripartite tricarboxylate transporter substrate binding protein: MIKRRDILLSGLAATVGSAALAQSSRPIRLVVPYAAGGPIDVTARILAERVKDSLGTVIIDNKPGGGGNIGADLIAKAPADGLTIGISATATHAVNPWLFSKMPYDPIKDFAAITQMVRVPNVLVMNADTAARLKINSVHDLIAYAKANPAKLNYGSGGNGSAGHLAGEMFKRDAGIYAVHIPYNGGNPAQLALLSGQVDFNFDNLATAAPNIRSGKLKALAVTTLNRSPMLPDAPPVAETLKGFAIDTWWGLVAPAGTPHDVVQKLNQAFTAALRTQEAKTRFASLMAEPVPTTPEEFAAFMKAELAKYEKVVKASGAKVD; the protein is encoded by the coding sequence ATGATCAAACGCAGAGACATCCTCCTGTCCGGCCTCGCGGCCACCGTCGGCTCGGCCGCCCTGGCCCAGTCCTCCCGCCCGATCCGCCTGGTCGTGCCCTATGCAGCCGGCGGCCCCATCGACGTGACGGCCCGCATCCTGGCCGAGCGGGTGAAGGACTCGCTGGGCACCGTGATCATCGACAACAAGCCGGGCGGCGGCGGAAACATCGGCGCCGACCTGATCGCCAAGGCGCCGGCCGACGGCCTCACCATCGGCATCTCCGCCACCGCCACGCACGCCGTGAACCCGTGGCTGTTCTCGAAGATGCCCTACGACCCCATCAAGGACTTCGCCGCCATCACGCAGATGGTCCGCGTGCCCAACGTGCTGGTCATGAACGCCGACACGGCCGCGCGGCTGAAGATCAACTCCGTGCACGACCTCATCGCCTATGCCAAGGCGAACCCCGCGAAGCTCAATTACGGCAGCGGCGGCAACGGCAGCGCCGGCCACCTCGCGGGCGAGATGTTCAAGCGCGACGCCGGCATCTACGCCGTGCACATCCCCTACAACGGCGGCAATCCGGCGCAGCTGGCGCTGCTGTCCGGCCAGGTCGATTTCAACTTCGACAACCTGGCGACCGCCGCCCCCAACATCCGCTCCGGCAAGCTGAAGGCGCTCGCGGTCACCACGCTGAACCGCTCGCCCATGCTGCCGGACGCGCCGCCAGTGGCGGAAACCCTGAAGGGTTTCGCCATCGACACCTGGTGGGGCCTGGTGGCGCCGGCCGGCACGCCGCACGACGTCGTGCAGAAATTGAACCAGGCCTTCACGGCGGCGCTGCGTACGCAGGAAGCGAAGACCCGCTTCGCCAGCCTGATGGCCGAGCCCGTGCCCACCACGCCCGAGGAGTTCGCCGCCTTCATGAAGGCCGAACTCGCCAAATACGAAAAAGTTGTGAAAGCTTCCGGCGCCAAGGTCGATTAA